The following coding sequences are from one Deinococcus roseus window:
- a CDS encoding immunity 17 family protein: VRPGAPGQSAHPAALLRPCHQNFVLYLGILGGLFTLAASYYNWDWFFNNWRARPFVALVGRTGARIFYALIGVVLLVIGVFWLIIR, translated from the coding sequence GTTAGGCCTGGGGCACCTGGTCAGAGTGCTCACCCAGCGGCGCTTTTACGCCCCTGCCATCAAAATTTTGTCCTGTACTTAGGTATTCTGGGTGGTCTCTTTACCCTGGCAGCAAGTTATTACAACTGGGATTGGTTTTTCAACAACTGGCGTGCACGGCCTTTTGTGGCCCTGGTTGGTCGGACAGGAGCAAGGATTTTTTATGCCCTGATTGGTGTGGTGCTGCTGGTCATCGGGGTGTTCTGGCTGATCATCAGATAA
- a CDS encoding immunity 17 family protein: MEHWLPLIFLFGGGLYALAGSVFNWNWFYEDDLSSLIADLMGRKGARIFYFVLGLFLLFVGWVFTL; encoded by the coding sequence ATGGAACACTGGCTGCCCCTGATCTTTCTGTTTGGGGGCGGTCTTTATGCCCTGGCTGGAAGTGTGTTCAACTGGAATTGGTTTTATGAAGACGACCTCTCCAGCCTGATTGCAGATCTGATGGGCAGAAAAGGAGCCCGGATTTTTTACTTTGTGCTCGGGCTCTTTCTGCTTTTTGTGGGCTGGGTGTTCACGCTCTGA
- a CDS encoding M23 family metallopeptidase, whose product MSRALRWIVPLVVLLVIGFLLYPHLKNAARYYELIREPMPAHLPVPVKGVLPRSLVDTWGGARSEGRKHEGIDIFAKKGTPILSSTHGIVTRKGWNRLGGETVTVLGPGGNYHYYAHLSRYADLKVGQWVEKGTVLGEVGNTGNARTTPPHLHYGIYDFKWKAMNPYPFLK is encoded by the coding sequence ATGTCAAGAGCCCTGCGCTGGATTGTGCCACTGGTTGTTCTGCTGGTCATTGGTTTTCTGCTTTATCCTCACCTGAAAAATGCAGCCCGCTATTATGAATTGATCCGTGAACCGATGCCAGCACACCTGCCTGTGCCCGTCAAAGGGGTGCTTCCCAGAAGCCTGGTGGACACCTGGGGAGGGGCCAGAAGCGAGGGCCGCAAGCACGAGGGCATCGACATTTTTGCGAAAAAAGGCACACCCATTCTGAGCAGCACCCATGGCATAGTGACACGCAAGGGATGGAACCGTCTGGGAGGGGAGACCGTAACGGTGCTCGGTCCCGGAGGGAATTACCATTATTATGCCCACCTCTCCAGATATGCTGACCTGAAGGTGGGCCAGTGGGTTGAAAAGGGCACCGTGCTGGGTGAGGTGGGGAACACTGGAAATGCCCGCACCACCCCTCCACACTTGCATTACGGCATTTATGACTTCAAATGGAAGGCCATGAATCCTTACCCCTTCCTGAAGTGA
- a CDS encoding alpha/beta fold hydrolase — MSDWLDESYFEHLNGVDLYFEQVGNPGNSAVIYLHGGPGYNSFSFRDLIGEDLSRYQMVYLDQRGSGRSEELKQDTLLIDDLVEDLEAVRSFLGLETFSPLGHGFGAMIALEYGRRYPQHVEKIIVVSPWIHMPELALELLKSASEYTGKPFEDPRAEILKNLKEEEYPLVGAARVEQAFNLLNARDLLNHMQFKDVQSRMRLEFSDVEAQLLGSGEVQEAFVRAGLWEFEYPGFLVEQECPIFALVGQHDRTSYPDQVQWLEDLAGAEITVLDAGHYPWLDAPEDFVEALDRILLD, encoded by the coding sequence ATGAGCGACTGGCTGGATGAAAGTTATTTCGAGCACCTGAACGGCGTGGATTTGTACTTTGAGCAGGTGGGAAACCCTGGCAATTCTGCCGTGATTTACCTGCATGGCGGACCGGGGTACAACAGTTTCTCCTTCCGGGATTTGATTGGCGAGGACCTGTCCCGCTACCAGATGGTCTATCTGGACCAGCGGGGCAGTGGGCGCAGTGAAGAACTGAAACAGGACACCCTCCTGATCGATGATCTGGTGGAGGACCTGGAGGCCGTGCGCAGCTTTCTGGGCCTGGAAACCTTCAGCCCCCTGGGGCACGGTTTCGGGGCCATGATTGCCCTGGAGTATGGGCGCAGGTATCCGCAGCACGTGGAGAAAATCATTGTGGTGTCCCCCTGGATCCACATGCCAGAACTGGCCCTGGAACTGCTGAAAAGCGCCTCTGAGTACACCGGAAAACCCTTCGAGGACCCCAGAGCAGAAATCCTCAAGAACCTCAAGGAAGAGGAGTACCCTCTGGTGGGCGCTGCACGTGTGGAACAGGCTTTCAATCTGCTCAATGCCCGCGATCTATTGAACCACATGCAGTTCAAAGACGTGCAGAGCCGCATGCGTCTGGAGTTCAGCGATGTGGAAGCCCAGTTGCTGGGCAGCGGCGAGGTGCAGGAAGCTTTTGTGCGCGCCGGATTGTGGGAATTTGAGTATCCAGGTTTCCTGGTGGAGCAGGAATGCCCGATTTTCGCGCTGGTGGGACAGCATGACCGCACCAGTTACCCCGATCAGGTGCAGTGGCTTGAAGACCTGGCCGGAGCAGAAATCACTGTTCTGGACGCTGGGCACTATCCCTGGCTGGATGCACCCGAAGACTTTGTGGAAGCCCTGGACCGCATCCTGCTGGATTGA
- a CDS encoding ArsR/SmtB family transcription factor, which produces MATLEVPEKLNCNVLLTQTNQRILEACMLREHTLKELVEELHLEMSEVHYRVQQLIRAGILKVAREEKRAGRPIKYYAPTQQNFFLPFKDTVYNTVSDFVSQQMEPIMRRFIDLIFRNVPQVGEWGLSFGLQEKDGKFTTIFRQEGKHPEGLKGEEMQLRYRVLAMWQNLSLLPEDARSMQRELMDLYEKYRQKQNSDGEKHMLGLFFTPGDFQDD; this is translated from the coding sequence ATGGCCACACTTGAGGTGCCCGAAAAACTCAACTGCAATGTGCTGCTCACCCAGACCAACCAGCGCATTCTGGAAGCCTGCATGCTGCGCGAACACACCCTTAAGGAACTGGTGGAAGAACTGCATCTGGAGATGAGTGAAGTGCATTACCGGGTGCAGCAACTGATCCGGGCAGGGATTCTCAAAGTGGCACGGGAAGAAAAACGGGCAGGCAGGCCCATCAAATACTACGCCCCCACCCAGCAGAACTTCTTTCTGCCGTTCAAGGACACGGTTTACAACACCGTGTCGGATTTTGTTTCCCAGCAGATGGAGCCCATCATGCGCCGCTTCATCGACCTGATTTTCCGCAATGTGCCCCAGGTGGGAGAATGGGGACTGTCTTTTGGGCTTCAGGAAAAGGACGGCAAATTCACCACGATTTTTCGTCAGGAAGGCAAACACCCGGAAGGATTAAAGGGTGAGGAAATGCAGCTCAGGTACCGGGTGCTGGCCATGTGGCAGAACCTGAGCCTGCTCCCGGAAGATGCCCGCAGCATGCAACGGGAACTGATGGACCTCTACGAAAAATACCGCCAGAAACAGAATTCTGACGGCGAGAAGCACATGCTGGGATTGTTTTTCACCCCTGGGGATTTTCAGGACGATTGA
- a CDS encoding winged helix-turn-helix domain-containing protein: MTVAAPVLLLEPLNRQIVELCIPQERTLSDLTEHLRAEMNGIYYRVQRLLKAGVLEISRTEKRAGRPIKHYQATHEAFFVPFRNTPYQDMAEYCFGLTSPSLQGFWGSAFQKAQDLPGEWGLSIAYSEARSSFILQIQRDSDHQQEHNPMEQWATENRILATFDQLRLSQEQAEAMYQELLQVYRKYTHLQSEKAPFHWVGLFFAEKGQP, from the coding sequence ATGACTGTGGCTGCCCCTGTTTTGCTGCTCGAACCGCTCAACCGTCAGATTGTCGAACTGTGCATTCCCCAGGAACGCACCCTCAGTGACCTGACAGAACACCTGCGGGCCGAGATGAATGGGATTTACTACCGGGTGCAGCGCCTGCTGAAAGCGGGGGTTCTGGAAATCAGCCGCACCGAAAAACGGGCAGGCAGGCCCATCAAGCACTACCAGGCCACCCACGAGGCTTTCTTTGTGCCGTTCAGAAACACCCCCTACCAGGACATGGCGGAGTACTGTTTTGGCCTGACCTCTCCCTCCCTGCAGGGGTTCTGGGGATCGGCTTTTCAAAAAGCCCAGGACCTCCCCGGAGAATGGGGCCTGTCCATTGCCTACAGCGAGGCCAGAAGCAGTTTCATTCTGCAAATCCAGCGGGACAGCGACCACCAGCAGGAACACAACCCCATGGAGCAGTGGGCCACCGAAAACCGCATTCTGGCCACCTTTGACCAGCTCAGGCTTTCCCAGGAGCAGGCCGAAGCCATGTACCAGGAACTGTTGCAGGTGTACCGCAAATACACCCACCTGCAAAGCGAAAAAGCCCCTTTCCACTGGGTGGGTCTGTTCTTTGCAGAGAAAGGCCAGCCCTGA
- a CDS encoding MFS transporter, which produces MPATKLWNKNFTLYWLGTAQSNFGDALNGIALSFLILDLTGSATSMGINLALSMFPGLLSPLAGNLMDRIPLKPPLIVGDVLRGLIALGVVYLASQHLLTVPLIYLITVLFSTIGVMYRPAAGKIFPELVPRAELPRANGLLGTATQSMQLLGLVGGGALISTLGTAQALLIDAITFFIMAVVLVFVDIPRLHPAQPEPFWKGMKAGFQVIQKSSILPMVMGMAFLINGALAPTEVLTPRIMQEMGLGARGYGFWMGAFSAGMVLGSVMVSIFGNKWQPRRMVFLGLFGMGFTLLGMMPQQHLWIMFTSAALMGITVALTNTFVSVLLQHSVDQQYRGRVFGVLGMVAQCGMPLMVLAVSGVADQIPVSIPFMVASVVVVCMSLLWAVFAGKQLKAAQVPA; this is translated from the coding sequence ATGCCTGCAACAAAGCTGTGGAACAAAAATTTTACCCTCTACTGGCTGGGAACCGCACAGTCCAACTTTGGAGACGCTTTAAACGGCATCGCCCTGAGTTTCCTGATTCTGGACCTCACCGGGTCTGCCACCAGCATGGGCATCAACCTGGCCCTCTCGATGTTTCCGGGGCTGCTCAGCCCACTGGCCGGAAACCTGATGGACCGCATCCCCCTCAAACCTCCCCTGATTGTGGGTGATGTGCTGCGTGGCCTCATTGCACTGGGTGTGGTTTATCTGGCCTCTCAGCATTTGCTGACCGTGCCCCTGATCTACCTGATCACGGTGCTTTTCAGCACCATCGGGGTGATGTACCGTCCTGCTGCGGGAAAAATCTTTCCTGAACTGGTCCCCAGAGCAGAGCTTCCCCGTGCCAATGGACTGCTGGGCACCGCCACCCAGAGCATGCAACTGCTGGGTCTGGTGGGAGGAGGAGCCCTGATCAGCACCCTCGGAACGGCACAGGCTTTGCTGATCGATGCCATCACTTTCTTCATCATGGCGGTGGTACTGGTTTTTGTGGACATTCCCAGACTGCATCCTGCCCAGCCTGAACCCTTCTGGAAAGGCATGAAAGCCGGGTTTCAGGTGATCCAGAAAAGCAGCATCCTGCCCATGGTGATGGGCATGGCCTTCCTGATCAATGGTGCCCTTGCCCCCACCGAGGTGCTCACCCCCAGAATCATGCAGGAAATGGGCCTGGGTGCCAGAGGCTATGGGTTCTGGATGGGCGCTTTCTCTGCAGGAATGGTGCTGGGCAGCGTAATGGTCTCGATTTTTGGCAACAAATGGCAGCCCCGGCGCATGGTCTTTCTGGGCCTTTTCGGGATGGGGTTCACCCTGCTGGGCATGATGCCCCAGCAGCACCTGTGGATCATGTTCACCAGTGCAGCCCTGATGGGCATCACCGTGGCCCTGACCAACACTTTTGTCTCTGTGCTCTTGCAGCACAGTGTGGACCAGCAGTACCGGGGACGGGTTTTTGGGGTGCTGGGCATGGTGGCGCAGTGCGGCATGCCCCTGATGGTGCTGGCGGTTTCTGGGGTGGCAGACCAGATTCCGGTCAGCATTCCTTTCATGGTGGCCTCGGTGGTGGTGGTTTGCATGAGCCTGCTGTGGGCAGTGTTTGCTGGAAAGCAACTCAAAGCAGCACAGGTCCCGGCCTGA
- a CDS encoding NAD(P)H-dependent glycerol-3-phosphate dehydrogenase, translating into MAKIAVLGAGGWGTALASMLHQHARSVALWARRPEFTQELLERRENRDYLPGVPLPDDLPITSDLQQALDHVSLALIVVPSVGVQELLEQLPRATPIVLCAKGLGAGGERLSLMARNMGFQMVGVLSGPNHAEEVSRGLPAATVVASEDEDFALLAQSFLMTPSFRVYTSTDLVGVELGGVLKNVIAVAAGMVDGLKLGDNAKSALMTRALREMQRYLQAQGAEEDTVFGLSGLGDLIATCTSQHSRNRAAGEKLALGQDPRQGGKAIEGIRSTYLLHEWAQTHQADLPIVEVVYSILENRITFMQGVSILMGRKARSE; encoded by the coding sequence GTGGCTAAGATTGCCGTGCTGGGGGCCGGAGGCTGGGGAACAGCGCTGGCTTCCATGCTGCACCAGCATGCCCGGAGTGTGGCTTTGTGGGCCAGAAGACCGGAATTCACCCAGGAGCTGCTGGAGCGCCGTGAAAACCGGGATTACCTGCCTGGGGTGCCGCTGCCAGACGATTTGCCCATCACTTCAGACCTGCAGCAGGCCCTGGACCATGTGAGCCTGGCCCTGATTGTGGTGCCCAGTGTGGGGGTGCAGGAGCTTCTGGAGCAACTTCCCAGAGCAACCCCCATTGTGCTGTGTGCCAAGGGTCTGGGTGCAGGAGGAGAGCGCCTGAGCCTGATGGCCCGCAACATGGGTTTTCAGATGGTGGGGGTGCTGTCTGGTCCCAACCATGCGGAAGAAGTGAGCAGAGGGCTGCCTGCCGCCACCGTGGTGGCCAGTGAAGATGAAGATTTTGCCTTGCTCGCCCAGAGTTTCCTGATGACCCCCAGTTTTCGGGTCTACACCTCCACAGACCTGGTGGGTGTGGAACTGGGTGGGGTTCTGAAAAACGTCATTGCAGTGGCAGCAGGGATGGTGGACGGTCTGAAGCTGGGAGACAACGCCAAATCTGCCCTGATGACCCGTGCCCTGCGCGAAATGCAGCGCTACCTGCAGGCCCAGGGTGCCGAGGAAGACACGGTGTTCGGACTGTCCGGTCTGGGCGATTTGATTGCCACCTGCACCAGCCAGCATTCCAGAAACCGGGCTGCTGGTGAAAAACTGGCATTGGGTCAGGATCCCAGACAGGGTGGGAAGGCCATTGAAGGCATCCGCAGCACTTACCTTTTGCACGAGTGGGCCCAGACGCATCAGGCCGATTTGCCCATCGTGGAGGTGGTGTACAGCATCCTGGAGAACCGGATCACCTTCATGCAGGGGGTCAGCATCCTGATGGGGCGCAAAGCCCGTTCTGAGTGA
- a CDS encoding class I SAM-dependent DNA methyltransferase, which produces MTTHQAPFTALASVYDAIMGEIEYDGWAEFVLTFLRSEGFTPANVLDLACGTGNSTRPFVEAGLQVTGLDLSRDMLLVAQKKLPEVNFVQGSLTDFRLSERFDLISCMFDSINNLLTHEDMLACLGHVKDHLTEGGWFVADVNTRSGLRDLWEGGVIEGVVPAEDGQDVHYHWSHHYDEDRELGMIQAFFRMEDGSEFIEQHTERGYDPQELGDLLQKAGFHDITICEYPDYAEPDEDTPRVWIFAKVKGAKRG; this is translated from the coding sequence GTGACCACTCATCAAGCACCTTTTACTGCCCTCGCCAGCGTTTATGACGCCATCATGGGGGAGATTGAATACGACGGATGGGCAGAGTTTGTCCTGACCTTTCTGCGCTCAGAAGGATTCACGCCTGCCAACGTGCTGGATCTGGCTTGCGGAACCGGCAACAGCACCCGTCCTTTTGTGGAGGCAGGGCTGCAGGTGACGGGTCTGGACCTTTCCAGAGACATGCTTTTGGTGGCCCAGAAGAAGCTTCCAGAGGTGAATTTCGTGCAGGGCAGCCTGACCGATTTTCGGCTTTCGGAGCGTTTTGATTTGATCAGCTGCATGTTTGATTCCATCAACAACCTGCTGACCCATGAAGACATGCTGGCCTGTCTGGGACATGTGAAAGACCACCTGACCGAAGGAGGATGGTTTGTGGCCGATGTGAACACCCGTTCTGGCCTGCGGGACCTCTGGGAAGGCGGGGTGATCGAGGGGGTGGTGCCTGCTGAAGATGGTCAGGACGTGCATTACCACTGGTCCCACCATTACGACGAGGACCGCGAACTGGGCATGATTCAGGCGTTTTTCCGCATGGAGGACGGCTCTGAGTTCATCGAGCAGCACACCGAACGGGGGTATGATCCGCAGGAACTGGGGGACCTGCTCCAGAAAGCGGGATTCCACGACATCACCATCTGTGAATACCCCGATTATGCTGAGCCAGACGAGGACACGCCCAGGGTGTGGATTTTTGCGAAGGTGAAAGGGGCGAAACGTGGCTAA
- a CDS encoding YwiC-like family protein, whose protein sequence is MQATVMPSRNLIKSVALPTEHGGWGFTLEPVLLGLLVAPNAAGWGLGLLALMGFLGRHPIKLCLADVRRKKMYPRTRLALGFAALYVTLGILGLWLALSQAQQNFWLPLLCVTPLMGVQLWFDAQNKSRNLLPELCGSIAMGAVATAIALAGGVNSEVACALWIILGVRSVTSIWFARTQVMRARGKTVDLKPSLLVGILGWFALAWTGIQQITPMFAVVAMTALLGYQVYAFRQPPMAAKVVGWGQMAFGLLFVVCAVVGVRTGV, encoded by the coding sequence ATGCAAGCCACCGTCATGCCCAGCAGAAACCTGATCAAAAGCGTTGCCCTTCCCACCGAGCACGGAGGGTGGGGATTCACCCTGGAACCCGTGCTGCTGGGATTGCTGGTGGCTCCGAATGCTGCTGGATGGGGACTGGGACTGCTGGCCCTGATGGGATTCCTGGGGCGTCATCCCATCAAGCTGTGCCTGGCAGATGTGCGCCGCAAAAAAATGTACCCCAGAACGCGACTGGCCCTGGGTTTTGCTGCCCTGTACGTCACGCTGGGAATTCTGGGATTGTGGCTGGCCCTCTCCCAGGCACAGCAGAACTTCTGGCTGCCTTTGCTGTGTGTCACCCCACTGATGGGGGTGCAGTTGTGGTTCGATGCCCAGAACAAAAGCCGCAACCTGCTTCCAGAACTCTGCGGATCCATCGCCATGGGGGCCGTTGCAACTGCAATTGCTCTGGCAGGTGGGGTGAATTCTGAAGTGGCTTGCGCCCTCTGGATCATCCTGGGGGTGCGCTCTGTCACCTCCATCTGGTTTGCCCGCACCCAGGTCATGCGCGCCAGAGGCAAAACGGTGGACCTGAAGCCCAGTTTGCTGGTGGGCATTCTGGGCTGGTTTGCCCTGGCCTGGACGGGCATCCAGCAAATCACCCCCATGTTTGCTGTGGTGGCCATGACCGCCTTGCTGGGATATCAGGTTTATGCGTTCAGGCAACCCCCCATGGCTGCAAAAGTGGTGGGCTGGGGCCAGATGGCTTTCGGGTTGCTTTTTGTGGTCTGTGCGGTGGTGGGAGTCAGGACAGGGGTTTAA
- a CDS encoding GNAT family N-acetyltransferase, translated as MQIRPAVPQDAKFITQLQEQHYLNQWTFDATELAHNIQNHPEHGRLVTEQHGQVIGYASFAPADLPTTLHVRFYAHPDHPEARKALHDAVVQQARGRYTALESTLREDYAAAREFLESQGFQNSFQSYGAALDLQNFDFQPFEGLEERLFIEGFEVQQGTPEPSETLYQLYLQGFQDVPQVPATRWSIETREAFEQTYWQKGFVWFTVTYRNQVVALTLLDLRREDVQSEITLTSRKFRHRGLCTLVKARSLQWAKAEGHAKAGTGGAVINLAMLKVNRRLGYQIEPMWLTYTCQI; from the coding sequence ATGCAAATCAGACCAGCAGTTCCACAAGATGCAAAATTCATCACCCAATTGCAAGAACAGCATTACCTGAACCAGTGGACCTTTGATGCCACCGAACTGGCCCACAACATCCAGAACCACCCGGAACATGGAAGGCTGGTGACAGAGCAGCATGGGCAGGTGATCGGGTATGCCAGCTTTGCACCAGCAGATTTACCAACCACCCTGCATGTGCGGTTTTATGCCCATCCTGACCATCCAGAGGCCAGAAAAGCCCTGCATGATGCTGTGGTCCAGCAAGCCAGAGGCAGATACACTGCTCTGGAAAGCACCCTGCGGGAAGATTATGCAGCAGCCAGAGAATTTTTAGAGAGCCAGGGCTTCCAGAACAGTTTCCAGAGTTATGGTGCTGCACTGGATTTGCAGAATTTTGACTTTCAGCCTTTTGAAGGTCTGGAAGAACGTTTGTTCATTGAAGGATTCGAGGTGCAGCAGGGCACTCCAGAACCTTCGGAAACCCTTTATCAGCTTTATCTGCAGGGTTTTCAGGATGTGCCCCAGGTCCCTGCAACCCGCTGGAGCATTGAAACCCGTGAAGCCTTTGAGCAAACGTACTGGCAGAAAGGTTTTGTCTGGTTCACAGTCACCTACCGAAATCAGGTGGTGGCCCTCACTTTGCTGGACCTCAGGCGAGAGGATGTGCAGAGCGAAATCACCCTGACCTCCCGTAAATTCAGGCATCGGGGTCTGTGCACCCTGGTCAAAGCCCGCTCTTTGCAGTGGGCAAAGGCTGAGGGCCATGCAAAAGCAGGTACAGGCGGAGCAGTCATCAATCTGGCGATGCTGAAAGTGAACCGCAGGCTGGGGTACCAGATCGAACCCATGTGGCTGACCTACACCTGTCAGATCTGA
- a CDS encoding DUF817 domain-containing protein, whose protein sequence is MRVILKPLNRFPALQDLLTFVYLEALCCIFPATIMLSLALSKHLELPIPRYDFMLLVCLAMQAVMVLSKLETVDELKVVCMFHIFGLSLELFKVHHGSWSYPEFAHTKIWDVPIYSGFMYASVASYICQAWRRFNLKFSEYPSWTANLFAILLYLNFFSNHYIEDQRWGLALALIVLMWNTRVHFQINHRPHQMPLTLSFLLIGLFIWLAENISTFYGAWKYPNQQDVWHAVHFSKISSWALLVILSFVLIAKLKGIKSSLQKTRY, encoded by the coding sequence ATGCGCGTCATTTTAAAACCATTGAACCGATTTCCGGCCCTGCAGGACCTGCTGACTTTTGTGTATCTGGAAGCCCTCTGCTGCATTTTTCCGGCCACCATCATGCTCAGTCTGGCCCTCAGCAAACACCTGGAATTGCCCATCCCCCGCTATGATTTCATGCTGCTGGTCTGCCTTGCCATGCAGGCCGTGATGGTGCTCAGCAAACTGGAAACCGTGGATGAATTGAAAGTGGTCTGCATGTTCCACATCTTTGGGCTGTCCCTGGAACTGTTCAAGGTGCACCACGGCTCCTGGTCCTATCCTGAATTTGCCCACACCAAGATCTGGGATGTCCCCATCTACTCGGGTTTCATGTATGCCAGTGTGGCCAGTTACATCTGTCAGGCCTGGCGGCGTTTCAACCTCAAGTTCAGCGAATACCCCTCCTGGACAGCCAATCTGTTTGCCATCCTGCTGTACCTGAATTTTTTCAGCAACCACTACATCGAAGACCAGCGCTGGGGCCTTGCCCTGGCCCTCATTGTCCTGATGTGGAACACCAGGGTGCATTTCCAGATCAACCACAGGCCCCACCAGATGCCCCTGACCCTGTCTTTTTTGTTGATTGGCCTGTTCATCTGGCTGGCCGAAAACATCAGCACGTTTTATGGGGCCTGGAAATACCCCAACCAGCAAGACGTCTGGCATGCTGTGCATTTCAGCAAGATCAGCAGCTGGGCCCTCCTGGTGATCCTCAGTTTTGTGCTCATCGCCAAGCTGAAGGGGATCAAGAGCAGTTTGCAGAAAACCCGGTATTGA
- a CDS encoding HAD family hydrolase: MTTRPLIILDLDETLIHSTVSMSRVPKPDFLIDNLRVKVRPHTFDLLKVCFDHYDVGVWTSSAWDYAEAILKAVFPKKQAEQIKFLWSREHCIREFDEVLKEHLWAKHLSRVEKEIGYPQDKVWLIDDSPEKFRGTPGKIIRVKPFFGDESDIELLELAGYLGRLGQTVQPEQKYGRR; the protein is encoded by the coding sequence ATGACCACCCGACCCCTGATCATCCTCGATCTGGACGAAACCCTGATCCATTCGACTGTGAGCATGTCTCGCGTTCCCAAACCCGATTTTCTGATCGACAACCTGCGGGTGAAAGTCCGTCCACACACCTTTGATCTGCTCAAAGTCTGCTTTGACCACTATGACGTGGGGGTCTGGACCTCCTCTGCATGGGATTACGCCGAAGCTATCCTGAAAGCGGTGTTTCCCAAAAAACAGGCAGAACAGATCAAGTTCCTGTGGTCCAGAGAGCACTGCATCAGGGAATTCGATGAGGTGCTCAAAGAGCACCTGTGGGCCAAACACCTTTCTCGCGTTGAAAAGGAAATCGGATATCCCCAGGACAAAGTCTGGCTCATTGATGATTCCCCGGAGAAATTTCGGGGCACCCCTGGTAAGATCATCCGGGTGAAGCCTTTCTTTGGCGATGAAAGCGACATTGAGTTGCTGGAACTGGCCGGATACCTGGGCAGGCTGGGCCAGACCGTGCAACCTGAGCAGAAATACGGGAGACGTTAG
- a CDS encoding HAD family hydrolase, with protein MNRLNPSNPLKRMLLVLDLDETLMHASRSKEAASDFQMWEYRVKIRPHLQALLETAFEHFDVGVWTSSSSDYAWIAVQHLFADPTKLKFIWARERCTYGWDEEVQEFVWAKRLYKVKRLGYCLERTLVIDDSPEKFRTAYGNLIRVVPFYGAADDQELIRLRCYLLKIKDHPNVRKLEKRNWHQQV; from the coding sequence GTGAACCGCCTGAACCCCAGCAACCCCCTCAAAAGAATGCTGCTGGTGCTGGACCTCGACGAGACCCTGATGCACGCCTCCCGGTCAAAAGAGGCGGCATCAGATTTCCAGATGTGGGAGTACCGGGTGAAAATCCGGCCCCACCTGCAGGCTTTGCTGGAAACCGCCTTCGAGCATTTTGATGTGGGGGTGTGGACCTCCTCCAGCTCGGATTACGCCTGGATTGCTGTGCAGCACCTGTTTGCAGACCCAACAAAGCTCAAATTCATCTGGGCCAGAGAACGCTGCACCTACGGCTGGGACGAGGAGGTGCAGGAATTTGTGTGGGCCAAACGCCTCTACAAAGTCAAAAGGCTGGGGTACTGTCTGGAGCGCACCCTGGTCATTGATGATTCTCCAGAGAAATTCCGCACGGCTTATGGCAATCTGATCCGGGTGGTGCCTTTTTATGGCGCAGCAGACGATCAGGAACTCATCAGGCTCAGGTGCTATCTTCTGAAGATCAAAGACCACCCCAATGTGCGCAAACTGGAAAAGCGCAACTGGCACCAGCAGGTGTAG
- a CDS encoding DUF1330 domain-containing protein, translating into MPAYVIVNTRVSDPVKIQHYRDLAQQSVHKHGGRYVVRGGPLLVLEGEYHPERLVVLEFDSLEHIRQWYASEDYLQAKAAREGIAQFDMIAVEGLAVPL; encoded by the coding sequence ATGCCTGCCTATGTCATCGTGAATACCCGTGTCAGTGATCCTGTCAAAATCCAGCACTACCGAGACCTCGCCCAGCAGTCCGTGCACAAACATGGAGGCCGCTATGTGGTCCGGGGAGGTCCACTGCTGGTGCTTGAAGGGGAATACCATCCAGAGCGTCTGGTGGTGCTGGAGTTCGATTCCCTGGAGCACATCCGGCAGTGGTATGCCAGCGAGGATTACCTGCAAGCCAAAGCGGCCCGTGAAGGCATTGCCCAGTTCGACATGATTGCTGTGGAGGGGCTGGCGGTTCCCTTGTGA